In Streptomyces pluripotens, the genomic window GTGTTCCGCAAGGTATGGTCATCGGCTCCGACGAACTGCCTTCCTCAGCCCCAGTGAAAGGTCTTCTTGGTCGGCGTGGAGTCGTTGGTGCGCCTCCTGCGAATGCTGAAATGGGCAATGAGCAGCACCTTCTCCGTTCTGCGAACAACCTTGAGGAAGCGGTTGACGCCTCTCGCGGCAAGAGGACTTCGGTGCCTGCGGAGCCCGAGGGCAGGGCTGGCAGCTCGGTAGTTGGCCGTGGCGCGGTGGGAGAGAGGCAGGGGCGAGGCACAGCGGCGAATCGGGCCAGTGCGTCGGCAGCGAGCGAACAGTACCGTCGAGAGGATAGGCGACGGCGCGACGCGTCACAGAAGAGTGATTGAACACAAGCGAGGACGTACGCAGTCATGAAGCCAGGGACCAGGAGACGTAGCAGCAGGACTGTACCCCTCACAGAGCGATGCAAAGAGCGTATGACCACTGTGTTTTCGGTACTGGGTGCGTTGATGATCGTTTCTGCGGAGTTGGCTCCCAGCGCCGCGGCTTTGGACGCCCAGCCACAAGAGTGGTATCTGAAGGCGATGAAAGCACAAGACATGTGGAAGGTCAGCACTGGTAAAGGGGTGAAGGTTGCCGTCCTCGATAGTGGTGTCAATCCGACGACTCCTTCCTTGAGGGGTCAGGTGCTTGTCGACGAGGTACCGAAATCTGTTTCGTATCACGTCACGGTGGACTACCGAGGGCACGGGACGACCATGGCTGAATTGATCGCCGGTACGGGTGCGAGCGGCGGCATCAAAGGCCTTGCACCCGGAGCAAAGATTATCCCGTTTCGTATCTCGGTTGAATCTTTGAAAGGGAAGGAGAAGGTCAAGACCTCTACCGACCCTGAGGCTATTAGAGCGGCGGCAGACAGTGATGCAAAGATCATCAATATGTCTTTCGGTGGGCCTTTTTACGATCCCGAAACCGAGGAAGCGATCAAGTATGCAGTCTCCAAGGGGAAGCTGATATTTGCTGCCGTGGGGAATGAAGCGATGACAAAGAAGAACCAAGTTGAGTATCCTGCCTTCTATCCTTACGTCAATGGCGTAGCTGCCGCGGATGAATCGGGCACTGTTGCCAAGTTCTCAGAGCACGGTGACTACGTCGACTTCGGTGCCCCTGGCGTCGATGTGCCGGGCTGG contains:
- a CDS encoding S8 family serine peptidase is translated as MTTVFSVLGALMIVSAELAPSAAALDAQPQEWYLKAMKAQDMWKVSTGKGVKVAVLDSGVNPTTPSLRGQVLVDEVPKSVSYHVTVDYRGHGTTMAELIAGTGASGGIKGLAPGAKIIPFRISVESLKGKEKVKTSTDPEAIRAAADSDAKIINMSFGGPFYDPETEEAIKYAVSKGKLIFAAVGNEAMTKKNQVEYPAFYPYVNGVAAADESGTVAKFSEHGDYVDFGAPGVDVPGWCDNTFTQYCKVKGTSAASAIASASAALVWSAHPDWTANQVLRTLVDTAGRKWPRNKPSTYLGYGLIRPRKVLENPHINPGSADADPLAAQDGIAGASASPASPEEPSKSAGSPGVSASVAAEDDGSASGTQAWVIIGAVAAVLVIGGAGYAVLRARRNG